From Daucus carota subsp. sativus chromosome 6, DH1 v3.0, whole genome shotgun sequence:
GAACTGTAATGTTCGGTGTAGAGATGGATTGTTAGTGTTTTAGACACCCTTTTGGAAATTATGTAGAGGGTGTTCTACTCTTTTGATGTTAAGTCACTCGATTTCGAGAACCCTAGgttttttattttcggtttgtttgtttatttttctgttaaatttttttttaactagtcAAACTATGGACCAACAAGAACTAGATTTTGGATTTTACCCTGTTAGTTTCATATTATGTACTTTGCGCATTGCGGTGTTGATTGTGGTTTGAATGGTTTTAAAGAACTTGGTTGGGCATTTTTCTACATTGTCTTCAGATATAAAAAGATGTTTAGAGATTTTATGTAAGAAGATTATCAACGGTGAATGTCTGGTAAAAGATAATCTCAATTTGTTGAAAGAATTACCATAAAAAGTTTGCAGAATATTTGTAGTatatttcaagcttgtttcttgaattttaattattattgcaTATAAATCAAAACCTAGGGGAGCGCGCACAAAGCATTTATGAACTGTAAGCCAAACATCGGCGGGACAAAAAATATCTTTGCCCTAATTTTATAGGTTTTAACTTGCACATATGAGTTCTGAATTTGGCAGTAAAAGGTGTGCCAAGTCGCTTATATATATACCAAATCTGTTCCAGTCCATACTGTCTATATAGATAAATAGGATATGGGGAATTGTAGAAAATCTGTGGATAgtgatattttattaaaatggaACCACTTGGTTTTTTTGTGCTTGTACTAGAATAGGTTTCTACTGCTGCTGAATGTTGGAGTTTTGTTGCAGATCATAGGTTAAAAGTTTAAGGGGTTGTTTTGGCTCAGGAATGAATGTGTCGAGTCAGAAGTATAAACGTGCATGTCACTAGAACAAAGTTGTAATTAACATAATTCGGCGGTTTTGATTGTTGAAGATTTATATGTCTAGTATAAGTGGAAATAAATTGTCCATTTTCAATAAGTTTTGTGCAAAGCAAATTGGTGGTCTTAATTAGTTGGTCTTTATTTACCCTTCTTGACTCAAGTTTATCCCCACATATATACAAGTAACACGATAAACATATCATCCAccctaattattttgatttccaAGCTGTGATTTTCTCTAAAAACAGAATAAAGGGTTCCAACTTAGTTTCTACTCGCAATACTTCAAATGGTTTGATTTTCTCCAATTTTAGTATGACTTGTATAGAAGCGGCTGTTTTAGTTTCATGAACTGtaacttgtttctaatttcTACTTGTTGGATAGCAATACTGGTAATATATTTACATTCTCCTTTTTATTCGCGGTGAAAGATCCTgtgtatttgttttgtttttagttCATATACAGTGTTTGTGTATTTTTATAGCTTAAATATACTCGTGATAGATGCCTAGGTGGAAGATTTTAAATTGATTCTATTAAAGTCCTGTTGTTGGTAAGTGAGTTATGTGCCCAAGTTTTTATGTGCTGAACTCATTGTACCTGTCAAGTTCTAAATTCTGGAATGCTCATTTAGATATTGGGAAGTCAGAATTTGTCACCTGAAGTAAATTGAAGGTTTATTGATGCAAACCAAGTGACTAGATCTGCAAACTCTAGCATGTGCAATTTCTAAGTACTTTGAGTCTATCTCAAACTTTTTATATGGGACCATGTAAACTCGAACTAGATTAGGCAAAAACTACTTGTGCAGCTGCTCCACTCTACTGTCTTTAGAGAAAACGATGATGTTGCATATAATTGTGTTAGCAACAAAGAATAGGCAGTGAAGGAAAATATTATATCTTGAAGGCACCAGCATAAAGTCAGAAGGCATTCTTAGgatgttgaattttttttcttctatttgCATTGTAGAATCATTAAGAatagtgattttgattttcacTGAGGAGAGTTCTATTCATAGAACTAGCCAACTCAGTTATATAATGTGAAGCTAGTTAGGGAATATAAGAGAATTTGTTGAAActgatatataaaaattgaatccTCTTGTCCTTTGTCGGCTTATACGAGAATAGATTACTACTTGCCGATAATAGTTAATAATATCTGTCTCTAAGCTTTTGTTGTTGATCATAGTTTTTCAGAAGATTAAGGGTGGGGCTTCAGCCTGAGGGAATAAATGTATTTGCTATTCAGCAAGAAGTGAAAAATTACTATTGTCATGAAGTCTTTACCATGCAGAAAATACTACAGTGCATAGTAATTTAACCTCAATTCTGACACTAGAAATCTGCAAGCCTACCAGGAACAAGGTCAGGTTGTGAGAAACCCGACACTCTGTACAATGCCTGTAATGCAGGCATGCAGCGTACAATGCGTACCTCTATTATGGTGTTCAGACTTGTATTCCATTGGAAACTAGATGTGACAAACCAAAATTTGTAACACTTTTTGTTAGCAACAAGTTTCTTGTTATAAATTATCACAAAATTTGTGGCACCTCTTGTTAGCACAAGTTTCTTGTTATAAATTcacagaaatataaaaaatagctATTTTGTTAGTAAACTATTGAGTGTCATATTTGGAAATATGTTGGTTTGTGCAATTTGCTTGTTTCTTTGGTTGGCATAGTGTCTGTTGGCTGTTATGCTGTGGGGAAGTCGGGTAGAAAACTAATGTCCAATTAACAATTTAAGAGGTATCCTGTTGATTCAAGTGATACCTGTTGTGCACTTTTAGGAAGATGGTTTTTTTTAACCCTTTTCTCTTTTGTGTATGCTATGCATCTATGCATTATTCATTTTGAGTAGCCAGCCTCTTTGTAAATTTGACAGCAGCTCAAGATGACAGGTCGTTGCATTTTTATAGTTTTTCTCCCTCTATTTAGTTATAAATGCCTTTTGTTTGCAGAGGAAAGAGATCTCTGAAGTTCTGAGCTTACTCTACCCTTAAGATGAGTGAAGCTATCGAAGGAAACACCTCTTTTACCTCGGCAGGTATCCCTATGAAGCGAAAACGAGGACGCCCACGAAAAGATAAAAGCCTATATCGTGTGGCCAGTGTACGCCCAAGAACTCATGAGAAGCTACATCGTGTGGAAAATGCTGGTGGGCCACCCGGAGCTCCAGCTTTTAAAGTGGATCATGTTGATCAAGTTGAGGATAAAAGTAGTGGCATGGTTGGCCAAGCGGTATCAGGTGTTGTGGAGTCGGTATTTGATGCTGGCTATCTGCTTGCTGTTAAAATAGGCAATTCAAATGTCACTCTGAGGGGTGTTGTTTTCAAGCCTGGGCACTATGCTCCTATAACAGCAGCAAATGATGTGGCTCCGCGTGTTCAGACGATCAGAAGAAACGAAATTCCTTTAACACCACCAAATCAGAGTATCATTCGTCATGCTGATAATTTAGGAAATGGATCACCACAACATCATCTGGAAATTAACTTGTTCTCCACAAAGGATGGGTACGCATCAAGTGCTGCAGCTCTGTCAGTCCCTCCGGTGCAAGCGGGAGCCACAGTGGTTCCTGTTCTCCAAAATCCTGCTACTGCACAGGATGCtcatgttgcagcatcaaatgGCAATTATGTGCAAACTGCTGCACCACCATCTACTTGTGAGACGAATAAATCAGCACCAGACTTTTCACAATCCGAAACAATGTCCCATGTAATACCTAGAGATGTGAATAGTAAAGATGGTCCATTTGATCATGGCTCACTTGAGCTCCAACAGGGCAATGAAGGTAAATCAATGAACTCTGTGAACATGTCTTTGCCAGCTGAGCCAGGGTTTCAAGGGGGTTTACAATCTTCAGAAGCACGAGATTTCTGCAACGTTCCAGAACAAGAAACTAATGACATGAATGAGCCTCTCTTTGTTGAACCCCTGCGTACTGTACATACTTCATTTCATAACCAGTCTCCATTTGTTCCCAATCTTGTGGGTCATAATGGTGTTGGCAGAATGACTGAACTTTTGCAGGTATTTCGAATGTGaatatgttacaaaatgttatcTGCTTACGCTTGTTACATTAATGTTGAGACTGTTGTTTGTATAGGCTGTCCAAGAAAATATGAAGGATAATCCGCATCACACAGAACACCTTCCAGCCTTTTCCAAAACTGAATATAATGAACAGATCCCAAGAACTGGTCTACGTGATGAAAGAGTTGTGGAGTCAGAAAAACATTTCCAAGCCCCAGGTGTCTAATTAAAGTGTATGACGTCCCTGTCTTGTCGCATAGGTTGTGTTCATTTCTTCACCTGATACATAAGAAAGGTCTTGGGATTCCAATAACTAGAGTACATGTTATGGAAGAAGAAGGATACTTCTTGTGGAATAGAGGCTGTGCACTTGCAAAGACAGTTTAGATTTCGATTTCTTATCCAACACATGCTTTCGTGCTGGATAGTTTAGAAAACCTGCTAAAAAATTTATGTCTTAACATTTTAGTCAAGTTAGTTTATCGTGCAAACATGTTAATGACTGTTTTTTAATGACTGTTTAAAAGGTACCAATGTTATCTTTGTTTCTATTACCTTGGGTTATTTAGCCTCGGTGtttttaacaatttattcattattttcagCTCCTTAAGTTAAACGTACTACTTAAAGTTgacattctatttttaaagcTGCTTTTGATTGCTGTTTACATGACCATTGGTTATACTTGCCTCTGttgaattcttttttcttttttttgatattttcaaaattgtCCCGGGTCATCACTAGACCTGGCAATTTGGTACATGACATGAAAACACGACACGTGACACGAAAAGTTTGGATTTGGTTTTCAATATTCGAATATTCGGTATATGAAAGTATACGaacgacacgaaagtacacgaactaaacaaataaatataaattaaaaaatatattatacttatttattatatattctttaatCAATTTCAATTATGTTATTTCATTTCCTGTTatcttatgaatttatgcagGTCTCATCTATTGTTTATcacaaaaaattgtaaaaataatagaTTTATTGTGAAATTCGTGTATTTTCATGTACAAATGTGTATTTCATGTACATTTCATCCGGACCGTTCATGGTACACGGAAGGTACACGAATTTTTTCGTGTACTTCACGTGTACGGTTCGTGTTGACACGAAATAATTCGATTCGTGTACGTGTTCCAGAACTGGTACACGAAACCAAAAcagttcgggttcgggtttagggtGCAGTATACGAAAACACGAACGAACTGTTTGCCATGTCTAGTCACCACCGGTTTTACTTCTATTGAATTTCAGAAAAAGAACCTTTATTCTAACAATATGACTGAAAAAATGCTTGtacaaaattttttgtttaagaGAGTACAATTCTAGTAAACCAGCTTTACTTCTATTGAATTTCCAGAAAACAAAATTGATTTTCAATCTGACTTGTAACAAATTTACTTGTACAAAAGCATGAACCTGAGAACAGACCTTAAAAGATTCTATAACTAAGTTTCCAAAAGGAGCAAAATTGAGCACTGGAATCAACACCCCGTGCATATATTTAAGAAAACTTAGAGCCTAAAAAGCCATTGGATCCTGCTGGGACATGTATGGGCCGAATCATAGGGAAGTGAGGCTGAGAAATTGGGATATGACTTGGTGCTACTGCAAATGGCTGCTGTCCAGCGGCTATATACGGTGTACTAGGACACCATTGTAGTGATTGTGCTGCTGCATTCCCtgagataaataatttaatatgatcATGTAAGACGGGCTATTGATACAGAAAAATGTCAAGCTTAAGTAAAACACCCCAGAATTATATCAATAAACTTTAGATTGTGTTTGGGAACATGTATTTCATctcaaatgacatgatttgaggtgtcatttcaaattctcagcttTATACTAGAATCTGAATGTCctggatttcaaataaaattcaagtCTCACTTCTTTTTtgtatccaaacatgtcatttgataaaatccagaatttcaaatcaaatccaagttcccaaacatGCATTGGATTGTTTGAAAAGTTTTTAAAGAAAGTATTGGGTGCACCATCTAATTTCCCAAGTAGAAGTAGATGTAAAATAAAGAACAATTTGCGGTTAAATTTCCAAAGTGTTTTAAGGATTCACCATCTAAGAGTTTCCATACCTTGATGTTTGGGAAGATGGACTTGTTGAGCAAAGAGAGGGATGTTGGATACTTGGGAAAATGCAGGTGCACCTTGAACCACATCCTTCACGacattgacaaaataaaaattagagcTAAAAACGTTATGGACTTGGGTTTGCACATCATCGCTGACTTGTATACATATTAAGAATTTAGACATATGAGGTAATGTACTAACTATTTGTACTATTACGCGACATTTTGTTGTTTGTAAGAGACTTACTTGTGACACAGGATGCACATATACCAGTGGCCCTAATCGTCCAACCATCAACTGAGAATATCATcaaacagttatatatatttccTCATATTTTGTTGTAGATATAAAACAGTAAAAGTTTAGTAATAAAAACAGTTGCATATTAGATGGGCAGGCAAATTTTAAACTTACATTTTGAGAAGTTGGATGAACATAAGTGGTCCCAGCTTGAACAGGATGATAATGACTAGCATACCTAACTGGCTGTGTCCTGCTCCCCAAATGGCCAACCACCTATCAAAGAAAGGTATCAGTAAGAGCAACCACTAGCATGGGCTTATCACTCCGAGCTCTAAGCCATTTGCtaatagttatataaagtatcctaATTCCGCTGTGAGGTGGTTATGGTGACAAATTATCCATGGGAATTGAGCAAAACTTAGATGATCTTGCAACCAGACAATTTAATTAACCACTTGTATCTACTTGCCACAGACAAGTAAACACATAAGGAGTTCATATTTACTTTCAAGGCATTATATTCAAGTTTATTCATCGTTGCTATAAAatagtaaattaaaattagataTCTTAATGTTGACAAAATCAATATGAGACCATGTACTTGAACCTTTCTCTACTTAGTTTTATACAAGACCTGGAAGTATAATGCAAGTACCTTGAACCTAAAGGAAAAACAAAAGGTAAAGACACAGTTGGTGGAATACTTCAAATACTTACAGGCTGAGAGTATTGCATCTCAGTTTCACCGTTGCTGGAAACCAAGCCACCATATGGAACATACTTTACGGGCAAAGAGCGAGGCACAAAAGGACTGGTTCCAACTTCTGGCTGTGCTGCAGAAATTGATACTACTGGTGAGGTTTCTGTCATGTATGCCACACTTGTCACTGCTGGCACTACAGATGGCACAGATCTCTGTTGTGCAGATGATGGAGAAAATGTCTTCGCTCCAGGGTTGAGTTTAAATTCCtggttaaaatatttttttgcaaaaaagCTGATCAAAATTGTAAAATAAGCAACTTGTGTTTTAAAGAAGAGCAAATACAATCGAAAGGAGTTAAATGACTGACTCCCCCAAAACCTCATGGTGTTGGAGGAAACCACTAAGTGGCATCTTATCCTTTTATTACCTACCCCTCTCGCATAAAACAGTGCCGTCGAAGGGGTTAAATCTCACCAAAGAACAAGTTGGGTGCGCCTACATCGGGGATATAAGAATCCTAACTCGGAATCTAACCTAAAGCTACAGTCTGATAAGCAACTTCACGAAAACCTCAAGGTTAGTAGAAGCCACTAAACACTTAACGAACATAATGCTACAATCCTAAAGACACTAATATGCCAACAATATTCGAAGGGCATATTCTTTAATTAAGTACAAGTCACTGGACTATAATGGAACCCCTTTGAAGGTTATCATACATGTTCATGAATTGAGCAAAAAGTAACAGAGCCACTAATTAATTGTTGGAAAGATTGAAGTAAAAGAAGATACTATCCAAATCATTCCTCACCTTAGCATGTTTATTAAGACTTGAGATTTTTTGGAGGACCGTATTTGCTGGTTTTACAGTAGAGAGGTGCGTTTCTGAAGTAGCTTCTATCGTTGCTGAAATGGCAGTAGAAACAACAGATGGAATAGTCTCTGAAATAGGAGCAACTTCAGGACCATGAATCTTAACATCTAAACAAACAGAACTATCATGACCATTGTTTGTCAACACCTtggatgtaatttttttaggaATATTAAAAACATGGGATTGGGTTCCATCAGGAGCATCAACTGCATGAAAAGATTGGGATATAAGCTACAATTAACAACATACACTAGAGGTAATTCATGTGTTCAATTAACAGATATTATGCAGTGTAAATGCCATTATCCGATCTACTATGCAGAATCTCGAAGATATGGAGCAGCTACTCTTATATAAAGAGATATATAAGGAAGTTGTGATACACAAAGAGGGATTAATTTCTCAATGGCTTTTCGGATAACATTCATCACTAAAAACCAAACTAGCACTGCAAAATTTGGGGTTTACatagaaaaacaaagaaaagatAACGTGGTAGTTTGCTGCAATAATAGGTTACCATATTTACTTTATAAGGATTAAGGGCTGCTGAAGGAATTACAGGGGAGTGGTGCAAGAGataatcaaattaatatatgagaTTAATAACATGATGGCATGGAGTGAAGGAGGAGCATGGCATAGTCAAACTGCTTTGTTCAGGAGCTTCTTTCTTGTTCTTCTCTTTTAATTTTACAAGATGTCCAATTCTATCCAAATTCAACTAGTATAACCTTCTCACAGCCTAAAACCCATCAACGAATCTGTTCAAGTAGCTGGGTGGTGATCAGCCACAATATAGCAGGATTTAGAATTAAAATCAAACAGATGTATTACACATAATGCGAGAACAAAGAAGTACAGAAGCAAATacaatacaaatattttaaactaaaagATACAGGAAATCTGTTTCGTTACTTCATCATGCAGGAAAGAGAACTAACACATGGTTTCAtcctataaattatttatattagtcATCCTGACGTAATTCAATATGATGCTATTAAATTAAAAGGTCCGATAGAAACTAACTCACCTGTCGAAATCGCTTGAACTTCAAGGATCTGCAGAAACAACGGaaattaaattactaaaacAATCCACTAAAAGAAACATAAATTCTCAAATTCATCAAGGTCCACTCACATTGTGTTCCTTTCGATACTCTGACTTCTCTTCACAGTCACCTTGTTTCTGTTGCGATTCATCACGACTAGCAATCCTAAAGAAACGGTTGAGATTATAGACACTGATGTAATAACAACTTCAGAAAGTACGTGTGCACTGTCTAAGCAAATTGCTAAAGGCCTCACCCACTTGGCCATCAAAaagataacaaaataaaaaataaaaagtaaattaatATCCACCTGGTATCACTTGCAACACCAGAATCTTCTGCACTCTGCATCACAGGAAATAAGAATAAGAACAGGTAGGAAATATCCATTTAATTATTCACGAaccaatttatatatttattggaTGAGCACAAGTACATACACACATGAACAGAACCAGAAACGAACTGCCGTGTTCATTCGTTGCCACTATCTTAATTATTAAAGAATTTATATATTAGGAAACTTCACCTTTGACATAATTGGGTGGATATTTTTCCGACTTTCAGTATCTGCTACAATGTGTAAGTTATCAGTGCCCTTAGGAGAACAGTCTACAACACCATTTCCATTTCTCGCTGTACTCCTATAGTTGCACATAAAAGCgaaaagttaaaattaaaaaaaaaaaaaacattgcaaagataacatatttgcaataagtaaatatatttacatgtatAAATAGATTATTGACCATATATTTATCTAAACAATCTGGCGGAACCAATTTAAAATGATTCAATACAGTACTCTTTGTGAGTGTTATATGCTAGGGTTTTTCTTACTAATCTACATTATCCCTTATCTGACAAAATGTGAGCAAAAGTTTGCTGATTGCCGTAAGCTAACAGGATTGACCCCTGGTCACTTATCATGCATTGTTCAGTGTACTCCCTTATGATCCTCAGATGAGGCTGAAATATCTTGTTATCTGACCTAATATGACATCCGTCTATAGTAAACTGAATTACGAATATGCTAAATCATAATTGACTTAAAAGCTAtgactcattttttttaatgaggAGATAGGCAACCTAGATCGATTGATGCGCTTCTTTTTCCCACCGTGCTTTCCATTTTGCGTTGTCTGTGCTGCTTTCTCTACAGAAACAGTAGCATTAACACTGCTGGTAGCCCCAATATCGATCCTTGAGGCATTTCCTGTGCCGCCATCTGCTGAGTGCAGAACTCCCTGTACATCAAATACATATACATCATACAcaagtacatatattatttacaaaaacaGACCGAAACAAGAATCCACTTGCCTTAGAAACCACTTGCACGAGATCTTGTGCTTTAACAACCAGTGTTTCTATCACACCCTTATTCCCTAAATTGGCCACGCGATTACCCTTCTTGGTCATTCTCGCTTTCTTCAAAACAATAGCTACACCCAAGACTCATGCCAATCAGTAAAACCATATAAACTTGGGCACAACAAATATACTAAATCACAAAAGTACAATTAGTTCATATCTCAAAAT
This genomic window contains:
- the LOC108224317 gene encoding protein METABOLIC NETWORK MODULATOR 1, with product MSEAIEGNTSFTSAGIPMKRKRGRPRKDKSLYRVASVRPRTHEKLHRVENAGGPPGAPAFKVDHVDQVEDKSSGMVGQAVSGVVESVFDAGYLLAVKIGNSNVTLRGVVFKPGHYAPITAANDVAPRVQTIRRNEIPLTPPNQSIIRHADNLGNGSPQHHLEINLFSTKDGYASSAAALSVPPVQAGATVVPVLQNPATAQDAHVAASNGNYVQTAAPPSTCETNKSAPDFSQSETMSHVIPRDVNSKDGPFDHGSLELQQGNEGKSMNSVNMSLPAEPGFQGGLQSSEARDFCNVPEQETNDMNEPLFVEPLRTVHTSFHNQSPFVPNLVGHNGVGRMTELLQAVQENMKDNPHHTEHLPAFSKTEYNEQIPRTGLRDERVVESEKHFQAPGV
- the LOC108224464 gene encoding uncharacterized protein LOC108224464 isoform X3; the encoded protein is MVSRNRGGFSTEDERVSDMLVFTTMCIIGHYVDVFVKDGSVFSGTFYTSSLDQDYSIVLKKARMTKKGNRVANLGNKGVIETLVVKAQDLVQVVSKGVLHSADGGTGNASRIDIGATSSVNATVSVEKAAQTTQNGKHGGKKKRINRSRSTARNGNGVVDCSPKGTDNLHIVADTESRKNIHPIMSKSAEDSGVASDTRIASRDESQQKQGDCEEKSEYRKEHNILEVQAISTETIPSVVSTAISATIEATSETHLSTVKPANTVLQKISSLNKHAKEFKLNPGAKTFSPSSAQQRSVPSVVPAVTSVAYMTETSPVVSISAAQPEVGTSPFVPRSLPVKYVPYGGLVSSNGETEMQYSQPVVGHLGSRTQPVRYASHYHPVQAGTTYVHPTSQNLMVGRLGPLVYVHPVSQDVVQGAPAFSQVSNIPLFAQQVHLPKHQGNAAAQSLQWCPSTPYIAAGQQPFAVAPSHIPISQPHFPMIRPIHVPAGSNGFLGSKFS
- the LOC108224464 gene encoding polyadenylate-binding protein-interacting protein 4 isoform X2, encoding MVSRNRGGFSTEDERVSDMLVFTTMCIIGHYVDVFVKDGSVFSGTFYTSSLDQDYSIVLKKARMTKKGNRVANLGNKGVIETLVVKAQDLVQVVSKAILHSADGGTGNASRIDIGATSSVNATVSVEKAAQTTQNGKHGGKKKRINRSRSTARNGNGVVDCSPKGTDNLHIVADTESRKNIHPIMSKSAEDSGVASDTRIASRDESQQKQGDCEEKSEYRKEHNILEVQAISTVDAPDGTQSHVFNIPKKITSKVLTNNGHDSSVCLDVKIHGPEVAPISETIPSVVSTAISATIEATSETHLSTVKPANTVLQKISSLNKHAKEFKLNPGAKTFSPSSAQQRSVPSVVPAVTSVAYMTETSPVVSISAAQPEVGTSPFVPRSLPVKYVPYGGLVSSNGETEMQYSQPVVGHLGSRTQPVRYASHYHPVQAGTTYVHPTSQNLMVGRLGPLVYVHPVSQDVVQGAPAFSQVSNIPLFAQQVHLPKHQGNAAAQSLQWCPSTPYIAAGQQPFAVAPSHIPISQPHFPMIRPIHVPAGSNGFLGSKFS
- the LOC108224464 gene encoding polyadenylate-binding protein-interacting protein 4 isoform X1, with translation MVSRNRGGFSTEDERVSDMLVFTTMCIIGHYVDVFVKDGSVFSGTFYTSSLDQDYSIVLKKARMTKKGNRVANLGNKGVIETLVVKAQDLVQVVSKGVLHSADGGTGNASRIDIGATSSVNATVSVEKAAQTTQNGKHGGKKKRINRSRSTARNGNGVVDCSPKGTDNLHIVADTESRKNIHPIMSKSAEDSGVASDTRIASRDESQQKQGDCEEKSEYRKEHNILEVQAISTVDAPDGTQSHVFNIPKKITSKVLTNNGHDSSVCLDVKIHGPEVAPISETIPSVVSTAISATIEATSETHLSTVKPANTVLQKISSLNKHAKEFKLNPGAKTFSPSSAQQRSVPSVVPAVTSVAYMTETSPVVSISAAQPEVGTSPFVPRSLPVKYVPYGGLVSSNGETEMQYSQPVVGHLGSRTQPVRYASHYHPVQAGTTYVHPTSQNLMVGRLGPLVYVHPVSQDVVQGAPAFSQVSNIPLFAQQVHLPKHQGNAAAQSLQWCPSTPYIAAGQQPFAVAPSHIPISQPHFPMIRPIHVPAGSNGFLGSKFS